CACGGTCACGCACGCGGAAAGCGGGTTGCGCGCGGACTATCGGCTCGACGCGGAGATCCTGCAATGGCAGCAGGAATTCTTTCCCACACCGAGCCGGGTGCGGCTCGCCTTTCGCGCCGAGCTGGTGGCGCCGTCGGAGCGCGCCATCGTCGCCTCCCGACGTTTCGAGCTGGTCGAGGAGGCCGAAACCGGCGACGCCTACGGGGCGGTCATCGCGAGCAACCGGGCCGTCAACCGCTGGCTGCTGGCGCTCGCCGAGTGGGCGAAGGCGGCCGCTTCGCAGAGACGCTGAACGCAGCCGTGGCGTGGGCTTATCTCGTGATCGCCGGCATCCTGGAGGTCTGCTGGGCGATCGGCCTCAAATACAGCGACGGCTTCGCGCGGCCGTGGCCGTCCGTCGCGACCGTGGCGGCGATGGCCGCAAGCTTTTATTTTCTGGCGCTGGCCGTGAAGGCGATTCCGGTGGGGACCGCCTACGCCGTCTGGACGGGGA
The sequence above is a segment of the Candidatus Zixiibacteriota bacterium genome. Coding sequences within it:
- the sugE gene encoding quaternary ammonium compound efflux SMR transporter SugE; this translates as MAWAYLVIAGILEVCWAIGLKYSDGFARPWPSVATVAAMAASFYFLALAVKAIPVGTAYAVWTGIGAAGTAMLGMLLFSESAAPGRWLSIALIVAGIVGLRLSSE